The Desulfovibrio legallii genome includes the window GAAAATCGCCAAGGTCCAGAAGATGGTCGCCGTCGCCGCGGAAACCAGCGTCATGCCGCCCACGCCTACAAGCAGAGCCATGAGGCTTGCAGCCATGGCAAGCTCGCGTTCCGCGCCCAGCACGAAGTTGTGCCGGTGCAACGACTGATGGACAGGAGCGCGCCGCGTTTCCATCAGATGACCGCCCCGGAAAAGCTGAATACGGAGTTCACCATGCTCCCCGCGAATGCGATGAAGGAGATGCCGAACACCACGGAAAGCAGCAGCTTGAAGCCGCCGCTTATATCATCCTTGTTCATGATGAAGATGATCCCGCAGATGGCCATGGCGGTGATGCTGATGTATTTGCCGGCTGGACCGGT containing:
- the trbD gene encoding conjugal transfer protein TrbD encodes the protein METRRAPVHQSLHRHNFVLGAERELAMAASLMALLVGVGGMTLVSAATATIFWTLAIFILRRMARADPLLSRVWLRHVKQQDFYSAKASCWRPQGGFKTKR
- a CDS encoding TrbC/VirB2 family protein, translated to MRNKAFFILLALFFGLCPEATLASGGITEFSSPLEKVVNTITGPAGKYISITAMAICGIIFIMNKDDISGGFKLLLSVVFGISFIAFAGSMVNSVFSFSGAVI